One Candidatus Thermoplasmatota archaeon genomic window, CAGGCATCGCGATATCGGGGTTCCTATCCTGAGAACACCAATCGGGACACTACTGGAAGCTCCTCTCGACGGGGGTCCCATTGGGTTGACGGTTGTGAAACCTTGCACTGCTTGCCATCAAGGAAGTACCCGTCGTGAAAGTTCTGTGGTCCGTTCGGGTCCAACTTCTTGTTTGAACATTGCGAGGATTTTTCCCTTGCAAATGTTGGGTCCGAAGGGGCCTGAACTACCCATCTGTGAGACGAAACGGTGTCTGCTACACTAAACAACAGAGAATCGGCGTGATGACTATGGATTCGCCTACCTTTAGCCAAAATCTATAAAGGCCTCCAGATGATAGCAGCATCCCCGCTCTACTCACGAGTCTCGGGAATGGTCTGAATGCCCGTATCTAGATCCAGAACATACAATGTCAGACAGCTCTTCTACATCGCCCCGGCGCATAACGTCCCGTCTATCCTGCAGCGTGGTATTCTGTCTCATGCCAAGGTGGAGGAGGAAGGCATAGGGCACGAGACAATATATGACGAATCGATAGTCACAATGCGCGGAGGTAAGCAGGCGCCTTCTCGAAGGCTTCTTCGCGAGTATGCGAATCTGTTCTTTCAGCCAAAAAACGCGATGCTTCTAAGAGTTCTCGGATATCGTAAGGCTCCGGATCTTGCAATAATCGGTGTTGACCGCTCAGTACTCGATATCCCAGGGGTCTTCGTGACGAACGGGCTAGCGGCAAGATCAGAGACTCGTTTTCATCCTGGACTACATTGGCGAAGAGTGGTCTACGAGTGCGAGCAAGCTCTAGTTGGTGGCGACTGGTCAACAGCCACAAAAAGCAGGCGGATGGCTGAGTGCCTCGTACCAGATGTTGTTCCCTCGAAGTACATCCAGATGGTCTACGTCCCAAGCATAGATGCAAAGAACCAGTTGAAGAGCCTGTGTAGTGGGAGTTTGCCCTCCCATGTAGAGATTGTCGCTGATGGAGAGATGTTCTTTCTGCCCCGGATACGAAGTGAGATTGGAGAGCATCTCGTAGTCAGGGACGGGAACATGTTCCTCTCAGGAATGCAAACCCTCACCATCAGCGTGAACTGTGTGGGTGTCATGGGCAAAGGTTTAGCTTCGAAGGCGAAGTATCTGTTCCCCGATGTCTACGGCGTGTACAAAGACCTGTGTCAGAAGCATCAACTTCGGTTGGGAGAGCCTTACCTATACAAGCGTGAGGAGAGTTACGACCTGCTTGACACCCCGGAAGACGTGGAATCACCAAACGATAGTGTCTGGTTTCTTCTCTTTCCGACAAAAGGCCACTGGAGTGAGAAAGCGAGCTTGGTCGACATAGAGAAGGGGCTGGAGTGGTTGGTTGACAACTACGAGGGAGAAGGCATCGAGTCTCTTGCAGTCCCCGCACTCGGTTGTGGACTTGGAGGGCTGAGATGGGAAGATGTGTCGAAGGTACTCTATCGGCATCTAGGTAAGCTGTCAATTCCTGTCGAGATTTATCGGCCTGCGTAGTTCGAGAGCCTGACGCAGATTGCTCCCATATCCTCCAACTTGCTTTCTGCTCGGGGGCAAGCTCAAACAGAGTGGGCCTGAAGGGGCCTGAACCTCAATATCGGCCAGATTATGGCAATGCCCGAACGCGAGCGGCGGGAGCGTAGGCATCTTCTTTCGCCTCGACAAACTATGTTCTGCTGTCATATTACTTCCGAACTACGGCCTCGTGAATTCTCTAAGCATTTTTCTGAGATTTCTCTGAACATTCTCTGAACACTCTTCTGAACATTTTCTGAAGACTTCTCTGAAGATTCTCCGAATATTTTTCCGGGCCAGACAGTTACCTGTATTCGGTCACCTTATGCATACCGCCTAAATCACCGGTATTGTAGCCTAATCGAGCCTGATTGATTCTCGAGTCTGCGAGCGATGCTACTTCACCACGCCTTGCCTGACGTGGTCCTCGAACATGATCGCGAGTCCTATCCTTGCTCCGACCAAGAGTCTCATAACGATATGCTCGTAGTCTCGCCAGGCGTTCTCAACCGCTTTGTCCCTCATTTGACTGACTCCGCTTCGTGGTTTTGCTGGTCACCAAGGCGAGTTCGAATCCCTTCAGACCCACACAATGGTGAAGAAGAGACAGAAGAAGACTTGTGTCCCTCGCCTCGGAGAAGCCCACAGCGAAGGCAACCTGAGAGGTCGTCGGACTCAGTTGAACTCGTGTGTCTATTTGCCGACCTCGACGCTAGGGATATATACCATTCCCAGAATGGAGAGAGGTGAAGTGACTCAACACAAGAAGAGATTCCAAGCACTGTCCCTGTT contains:
- a CDS encoding DUF4433 domain-containing protein, whose protein sequence is MPVSRSRTYNVRQLFYIAPAHNVPSILQRGILSHAKVEEEGIGHETIYDESIVTMRGGKQAPSRRLLREYANLFFQPKNAMLLRVLGYRKAPDLAIIGVDRSVLDIPGVFVTNGLAARSETRFHPGLHWRRVVYECEQALVGGDWSTATKSRRMAECLVPDVVPSKYIQMVYVPSIDAKNQLKSLCSGSLPSHVEIVADGEMFFLPRIRSEIGEHLVVRDGNMFLSGMQTLTISVNCVGVMGKGLASKAKYLFPDVYGVYKDLCQKHQLRLGEPYLYKREESYDLLDTPEDVESPNDSVWFLLFPTKGHWSEKASLVDIEKGLEWLVDNYEGEGIESLAVPALGCGLGGLRWEDVSKVLYRHLGKLSIPVEIYRPA